The region CGTCGACCGGGAGGACGAAGATCTTGCCGTCGCCCTTCTCGCCGGTGTGGGCGCCATCTGCGATAGCCTCGACGACGTCGTCTGCGGGGATGTCAGCGACCACTGTCTCGATTTTGACCTTCTGGTGGAGGTCGACGACGTACTCCTCGCCGCGCCACTGGCCCTTCTTCGCGGGCTGGGAGCCACGGCCGGAGACGTTCGTCACTGTCAGCGAGGGGGCACCGACTTCCGCCAGTGCCTGTTTCACGTCGCCGAGCTTGTCGGGACGGACCATTGCAACGACCATCTTGATTTCGTTTTCGTCAGTCATCTTTGGAACCTCGAGTCGCTTCGATATCTTCGGTCATGATACCACCGTCGGCGACGACGCTGTCGCCGGAGCCGAACTCTGGGTAGGTCTCGACGCCGTGTTCGCTGACGTCCAGGCCTTCCTGCTCGTGTTCGGGCGTGACGCGGGCCTCGCCCATGGCCTTGAGCGCGTACCAGATAACCGCCGTCGCGGTCAGCGTCCAGCCGCCGATGACGAACACACCGAACGCCTGAGCGATGAACGCACCGCCGACGTTACTGACGACGCCGGGGGCAGCGACGAACGGGTACAGCAGGGTTCCCAGCACGCCCGCGCTCCCGTGGACCGGGAACACGGCACAGACATCGTCGATGTTGAGTTTGGTTTCGACGAACTTGAACACGATGGGGAGCTGTGCGCCCGAGAGGATGCCGACGACGAACGCACCCCACCACGCGGTCGTGTGGGGAATCGCCGTGATACCGACCAGCCCGGCCAGCAGGCCGTTGGCGACGTACAGCGTGTCGACCTTGCCCGTCTGGAACCACGCGACTGCGCCGGCGGCGATAGCGCCCATCGCCATCGAGATAGTCGTCGTCATCGCGACGCGGCCGAGCTGTTCGGCCATGAAGGTACCGTCGCCGCCGTAGATGGCGGAGGTGCCGACGTTGAAGCCGTACCAGCCGAAGGCGAGGACGAGCGTCCCGAGCACGGCGAAGGTCATCGAGTGGCCGGGGATGACGTTCGCGGAGCCGTCCTCGTTGAACCGGCCCATCCGCGGGCCGAGGATGGCTGCGGCGGTCAGGCCGGCGATGCCACCCATGCCGTGAACGATCATGCCGCCGGCGAAGTCAGCGAACGCGTAGCCGGTGACGATCTCGACGAAACCGGTCTCGCTGGCGCTCCAGGTGAAGCCGATGACGACGGGGTAGATGACCGCCGCCAGCAGGATGGTGTAGGTCACGTACGCACGGAGCTTCGCGCGACCGGCCACCGCCCCGGAGACGATGGTCGCGGCGGTCATCGCGAACACCGCGCCGTAGAGCCAGTCGATCCAGCCGAGCCCGCTGGCCATGTAGGCGGCGGCCCAGTCGGCGCCACCGACGACCGAGGCCACGCCCGAGCCGATGAGGAAGAACACCGTCACACCTATCGACCAGGTGAGGAGGTTCTTCGTGAGCTGGTTCGCGACGTTCTTCGAGCGCACCTGTCCGGCTTCCAGCATCGCGAAGCCGGCGTGCATGAAGAAGATCAGGAACGATACCATCAGTATCCACGTGTAGTTCAGCGCTTCCGTGCTTGCTTGGAGTAGTACCATGATTTGTATCAGTGTGTCTCTATTGCGGTTGAACGTCCAACTTTATCGGCGCGAGCACCAACTTCGTCAAGTCGTTCACGGAGAAATCTCTGGCAACACCACTACATAAGGATTTGGTTTACGATATTCCGAATTTAGACATTACAGTGGTCGAACGTCCAGATTACCACATGATATAATGGATATAAGGTTGTTCTCCGTCAAGAAATTCGGCATCTCTCTCTCCGCATTCTGGACGTTCGTACACCCGGATTCCGGGGTTGTGAGGCCATAACGGGGTGTTTTGCCTGCGCGCGCACCCCGGAACCGCCCGTGTGGCCCGACACCGACGGTCGAACCCCGGAGAGACGGTCGTTTCGGGGGGCAGATACCACAATCAGCGAATCGGGGAGCGGCTGTGACAGTTACTTCTTGCAGTTCTGCACCGAACCCCCGGTAAAAATTTACGTTCGGACTGTCGGCCGTGTCGCCACGGGGCCTCAGAGCCGGTCGGCGATGTCCTCGGCGAAGTAGGTGAGAATCAGGTCGGCGCCGGCCCGTTTGATAGAGAGCAGCGACTCGTAGGCAACTTCCTCCAGCTGGAGCCACCCCTTGTCGGCGGCGGCGTGGAGCATCGCGTACTCCCCGGAGACGTTGTAGGCCGCCACGGGGTGGTCGTGGTCCCGGCGGACCTGCGAGACGATATCGAGATAGGGGAGCGCGGGCTTGACCATCAGCACGTCCGCGGCCTGGGAGACGTCCAGTTCGACCTCGCGGCGGGCCTCCCGGGCGTTCGCGGGGTCCATCTGGTAGTGCCGGCGGTCGCCGAACTCGGGGGCGCCGTCGGCGGCGTCGCGGAAGGGGCCGTAGAAGGCCGACTCGAACTTCGCGGCGTAGCTCATGATAGGCACCTCCGTGTGGCCGTCGTCGTCCAGCGCCCCGCGGATGGCGCCGACCATCCCGTCTATCATGCCCGAGGGGGCGACCATGTCCGCGCCCGCACGCGCGTGACTGACCGCGATGTCGCCGAGCAGGTCGAGCGTCTCGTCGTTGCGGACGGTGAGGTCGGGCTCCGACCGGGCGTGGTCCTCCAGCAGGCCGCAGTGGCCGTGGCTCGTGTACTCACACAGGCAGACGTCCGTGATGACGTAGGCGTCGGTCGCCTCGGTGATGCGCCGGACCGCGTTCTGGACGACGCCGTCCTCGGCCCAGGCCCGGGTCCCCCGCTCGTCTTTCGACTCGGGGATGCCGAACACCATGACGGCCTCGACACCGGTCGCCAGTATCTCCTCGACGCGGGCGACGCTCTCCTCGACGGGCACCCGCTCGTGGCCCGGCATCGTCTGAATCGGGACCCGCTCGTCGGTCGTCGCGTCGACGAACACCGGCGCGATGAGATCCGACGCCGATACCTCCGTCTCCCGTACCAGGGGCCGCACGCCGTCGGTTCGGAGCCGGCGTGGGCGACGTGTCATATCCATGTCCGGGTGTGTGGCCTTGATGGCCATGAACCCACCGCTCACCGGGGCACAACACATATACCTCTGATGTCACTTGTTTGAACAGATGGGAGCCGACGCCCCGGAGCCGTCCGCGCGTGGCGCTGTCAGAGCGCTCGCCGAAGACTACGGGCTGTTGGTCGTCGCCGCGCTGTTCGCCGTGCTCGGCGTCGCCGGCATCGCGCTGTACGCCTTCGGCGACGCGGGCGACGCCGAGTCGTTACTGCGTCGCTACGGGCTGGTCGCGCTGCTGTTCGTGTTCGTGCTCGAAGGGGCGATGTTGCTGTATTTCGCGCCCAGCGAGGCGCTCGTCCCGGCGGCGGTGACCGTCCTCGCCCGGACCGAAAGCGGGTACGATATCCCGACCGTCGCGGGCATCCTGCTCGTCGCCGTCACCGGGGCCACCGCGGGCCAGACCACGCTGTTCCTGCTGGCCAGGCGCGGCGGCCGGCAGTGGCTGCTGGACAGACCGTGGTTTCGCGTCGACGAGGCTCGACTGGACCGCTTTGGCGACGTGTTCGACACGTACGGGGTGGTCGCGGTGCCGGCGAGTAACACGCTGCTTTTCACCCGCGGCATGTTGACCGTGCCGGCGGGCGTGGCGGGCATGACGACCCGGCGGTTCGCCGCCCTCTCGGCGCTTGGCACCCTCGCCTTCGAGCTACTGCTGGCTGGGGGCGCTATCGGCGTTCTGGAACTGCTCTAGGCGTCCTCGTAGTACTCGTCTGCGGCCCGTGTCCCGGTGATGATACCCTTGCGGCCTTTCTTCTCGTAAGCGATATCGCCGACCGTCGCGAACGGCGCGGACGACCCGCCGGTGCCGTCGTCGTTGGCCTCGACGTAGGCCCTGAGCGCGTCGATGTCGACGTCCTGTGGGCTGTCGTAGACGTAGACCCACTTCTCCGCGACCGTCCCCCCGTCGAACGTGCTCGTCGACCCCTCGGCCACCAGCCCCTCGTACCGACCGCTCTCGGCCTCGACTCCGCTGGCGTCGTCCCTCGTCGCCCCGCTGACGAACGTGGCCGTGCCGAGTTCGTCGACGAGGGTCTGCATGTCCTCGCTGGCCTCGGCGTAGCGGGTCACGTCACCGGTCTGTGCGTCCAGCACCGCCCGAACGCGGGAAGCCGGGTCGACCGGGTCGCTGGCGTACCTGTCGACCCGCGAGACGACCAGTGTGCCGTCGGTGACACCGAACACCGTCCGGCCGTCCGCGTCGTGATACAGCGTGGACCCCTCGTACTCGTCGCCCTGGCTGTAGCCCGCGTCTTCGAGGTCCGAGACGGCGTCCGAGCGCGTGAAATCGGCGGTGACCACGTCGGCCGAGTCGACGGCGACGGCGCTCGTGGCGTCCGCCCAGTCCAGGCCGACGGGCCGCCACGTCCTCTCGAACACGGTGGGCTCCCCGCCGAGGGTCTCTCTCTGGGAAGCGAGGCGCTCCAGATCGTAGTAGTCGAACCAGTAATGCTCAGCGGCCCCGATGGCACCCGGTTTCGGCAACCACTGCGTGAACGCGCCGGTGTCGTCGCCGCCGCCGGAGAACAGGCTCGAACAGCCGGCAGTGGTGCCCGCTGCAGCGGCGCCCGCAGCCGCGAGGCCCCGTCGGAGCAGCGTTCGTCTGGGCAGCGGACGGTCGGACATAGACGGGGGAATCGCTGCCAGCTAGTTCACCCTTGTGGTTCAGCCCACCAAACAGATATATACCTCGGCGACGGTTATTTCCTGTCTGATGGACGAAAAGACCGAACAGCTGCGGGAGATCTTCATCGACGTCTCCGGCGAGGAGTCGGTGACGGAGTCACAGGCCGAGGGCCCCGGCTCGCTGACCGACACCGACGAGGAGCGCGTCGATGAACGCCTCCGAGCGGTCGTCTCGCGCATGCGCGAGCGCTACGAGTTCCGGACGGCGCTCTCCGACGCGGCACTGGTGACGCTGGTCCGGGGGTTCTACGCGGGTCGGGGGGACGACGAGCTCGCCGCGGAGCTCGGGGTCGACGAGTCGGCTATCGTCGAGGCACGACTCGACCTGCATCTCCTGCGGGAGTCCGACGACGACGCCGACTTCGACGCGGCCGCGTTCCGCCGCCGGGTGGTCGGCGAGGACCCCGCCGACGAGGAGCTGGCCGCGGCGTTCGACGTCGACGCCGGGACGGCGGCCCGCTACCGCCGCGTGGTCGCGGCCGAGGCCGAGGCCCGGCAGGTGAGCTACCGCTTCACCAGCGAGTTCGAGGACGCGCTGGCCGAGGCCGGGCTCTCGACCCGGATGACCGCTGCCGTTCGGGAAACTGGGCTGGACGAGGCCACCGAAGACATCGACTCGCTGGACTCGGACGCCGACGTCTCGATGTGAGCGGCCGGCGGCGTCGGTCCGGCGAACGTTTTTGACCCATCGCGGGACCAGCCCGGCACATGGCCGACCACACCTTCCGCGAGCTCGAAACCGCGGCGTACTGTCCGCGAAAGCTCTACTACCGCCGCCGGGACGGCCCGCCGGACGTGCCCGAGGAAATCGCACAGATTCGACGGCTCGCCCGCGACTACGAGCGGTTGCTGGCCGACGACGCGGCGCTGCTGTCGGCCCCTATCGAGCCCGACCCGACGACCGTCAGAGAGCGGTTGCGGGCGGCCAGCGACCGCATCGAGGCGTGGGACGCGGTGGTCGACCCGGTCGACACCGACGTGTATCTCGCGGGCAAGGACGCCCGCGGTATCGCTCACAAGCTCGTCGGGACCGACGCGGGCGCCGTCCCC is a window of Halomicroarcula saliterrae DNA encoding:
- a CDS encoding P-II family nitrogen regulator; this encodes MTDENEIKMVVAMVRPDKLGDVKQALAEVGAPSLTVTNVSGRGSQPAKKGQWRGEEYVVDLHQKVKIETVVADIPADDVVEAIADGAHTGEKGDGKIFVLPVDDAYQVRTGKTGPEAV
- a CDS encoding ammonium transporter, which codes for MVLLQASTEALNYTWILMVSFLIFFMHAGFAMLEAGQVRSKNVANQLTKNLLTWSIGVTVFFLIGSGVASVVGGADWAAAYMASGLGWIDWLYGAVFAMTAATIVSGAVAGRAKLRAYVTYTILLAAVIYPVVIGFTWSASETGFVEIVTGYAFADFAGGMIVHGMGGIAGLTAAAILGPRMGRFNEDGSANVIPGHSMTFAVLGTLVLAFGWYGFNVGTSAIYGGDGTFMAEQLGRVAMTTTISMAMGAIAAGAVAWFQTGKVDTLYVANGLLAGLVGITAIPHTTAWWGAFVVGILSGAQLPIVFKFVETKLNIDDVCAVFPVHGSAGVLGTLLYPFVAAPGVVSNVGGAFIAQAFGVFVIGGWTLTATAVIWYALKAMGEARVTPEHEQEGLDVSEHGVETYPEFGSGDSVVADGGIMTEDIEATRGSKDD
- the hemB gene encoding porphobilinogen synthase, yielding MDMTRRPRRLRTDGVRPLVRETEVSASDLIAPVFVDATTDERVPIQTMPGHERVPVEESVARVEEILATGVEAVMVFGIPESKDERGTRAWAEDGVVQNAVRRITEATDAYVITDVCLCEYTSHGHCGLLEDHARSEPDLTVRNDETLDLLGDIAVSHARAGADMVAPSGMIDGMVGAIRGALDDDGHTEVPIMSYAAKFESAFYGPFRDAADGAPEFGDRRHYQMDPANAREARREVELDVSQAADVLMVKPALPYLDIVSQVRRDHDHPVAAYNVSGEYAMLHAAADKGWLQLEEVAYESLLSIKRAGADLILTYFAEDIADRL
- a CDS encoding DedA family protein, whose translation is MGADAPEPSARGAVRALAEDYGLLVVAALFAVLGVAGIALYAFGDAGDAESLLRRYGLVALLFVFVLEGAMLLYFAPSEALVPAAVTVLARTESGYDIPTVAGILLVAVTGATAGQTTLFLLARRGGRQWLLDRPWFRVDEARLDRFGDVFDTYGVVAVPASNTLLFTRGMLTVPAGVAGMTTRRFAALSALGTLAFELLLAGGAIGVLELL
- a CDS encoding conditioned medium-induced protein 4 — its product is MDEKTEQLREIFIDVSGEESVTESQAEGPGSLTDTDEERVDERLRAVVSRMRERYEFRTALSDAALVTLVRGFYAGRGDDELAAELGVDESAIVEARLDLHLLRESDDDADFDAAAFRRRVVGEDPADEELAAAFDVDAGTAARYRRVVAAEAEARQVSYRFTSEFEDALAEAGLSTRMTAAVRETGLDEATEDIDSLDSDADVSM
- a CDS encoding CRISPR-associated protein Cas4, translating into MADHTFRELETAAYCPRKLYYRRRDGPPDVPEEIAQIRRLARDYERLLADDAALLSAPIEPDPTTVRERLRAASDRIEAWDAVVDPVDTDVYLAGKDARGIAHKLVGTDAGAVPSLVFAGRPPETGVWEPQTVRLVAAAKALSWERERSVERVFAEYPGYGVVREVEVTARRAGLYRRALRTAESIDGPPGRVDNDAKCDPCEYRDQCGVRTRSLRSLL